The following are from one region of the Capsicum annuum cultivar UCD-10X-F1 chromosome 1, UCD10Xv1.1, whole genome shotgun sequence genome:
- the LOC107851396 gene encoding subtilisin-like protease, translated as MKFLNILLVLFIVCCLSWPSMQSNLDTYIVQVESPESEISTQSMSMDLEGWYNSFLPKSIASASSDEEQRLIYSYHNVMKGFAARLSAEEVKEMEKKPGFVHAWPERILSLHTTRTPSFLGLKQNVGLWKDSNYGKGVIVGVLDSGIFPDHPSFSDEGMPPPPAKWKGRCESNFTTKCNNKLIGARTFPKENGSPIDDDGHGTHTASTAAGGFVKGANVYGNANGTAVGVAPLAHLAIYKVCDSFGCSDSGILAAMDAAIDDGVDILSLSLGSSTSPFYSDPIALGAYSATERGILVSCSAGNSGPSESSVANEAPWILTVGASTLDRKIKATVQLGNKKVFEGESSFHAKASNTRFFPLFDPAQNASEFDSSYCGSGTLTDPAVKGKIVLCMVGGGYTRTAKGQAVKDAGGVGMILINRIEDGFTTSADAHVLPAVDVTYEDGMKIVDYTNSTKKPVARITFQGTILGDKNAPVVAGFSSRGPSLSSRGILKPDIIGPGVNILAAWPTSVENNGKTKSTFNIISGTSMSCPHLSGVAALLKSAHPTWSPAAIKSAIMTTADTTSLANGPILDETLLPASIFAFGAGHVNPSRANDPGLIYDTPFKDYVPYLCGLNYTNRQVGNLLQRKVSCSEVKSIPEAQLNYPSFSITLGANSQTYTRTVTNVGEVKSSYIVEILSPPGVSVIVKPSTLKFSKMNQKSTYRVTFSRTANSSTSGVVQGFLKWTSNRHSVRSPIAVVLEETATLDF; from the coding sequence ATGAAGTTCTTGAATATCCTTCTTGTTTTGTTCATAGTTTGTTGTTTATCATGGCCTAGTATGCAAAGCAACTTAGATACTTATATAGTTCAAGTTGAATCTCCAGAAAGCGAAATTTCGACTCAATCAATGTCGATGGACTTAGAGGGGTGGTACAATTCTTTTTTGCCGAAGAGTATAGCAAGCGCGAGCTCAGATGAAGAGCAGCGCTTGATATACTCATATCACAATGTGATGAAAGGCTTTGCTGCAAGATTATCAGCAGAGGAAGTGAAGGAAATGGAGAAGAAACCGGGCTTTGTACACGCGTGGCCGGAGAGGATATTGTCTTTGCACACTACGCGTACTCCAAGTTTTCTTGGATTGAAGCAGAACGTTGGGTTGTGGAAGGATTCCAACTATGGTAAAGGCGTGATCGTTGGTGTCTTGGACAGTGGGATTTTCCCTGACCATCCTTCATTTAGCGACGAAGGAATGCCTCCTCCGCCTGCTAAATGGAAGGGGAGATGTGAATCGAACTTCACTACAAAGTGTAACAATAAGCTCATTGGGGCACGGACTTTTCCAAAAGAAAATGGTTCGCCTATAGATGATGATGGACACGGTACACACACCGCTAGCACTGCTGCTGGCGGTTTTGTGAAAGGTGCCAATGTGTATGGAAATGCTAATGGCACTGCCGTTGGCGTTGCCCCTCTTGCTCACCTAGCCATTTACAAGGTCTGCGATTCGTTTGGTTGCTCTGATAGTGGAATCCTAGCTGCTATGGATGCAGCTATTGATGACGGAGTTGACATCCTATCACTATCTCTTGGTTCAAGTACTAGTCCCTTTTATAGTGATCCTATTGCACTCGGGGCGTATAGTGCAACGGAAAGAGGTATTCTCGTAAGTTGCTCTGCTGGTAATAGTGGTCCATCCGAAAGTTCTGTTGCAAATGAAGCCCCGTGGATTCTCACAGTAGGCGCGAGCACTCTTGACAGGAAAATTAAGGCCACGGTTCAGCTTGGAAACAAAAAAGTGTTTGAGGGCGAATCGTCCTTTCATGCAAAGGCTTCCAATACAAGATTCTTCCCTTTGTTTGATCCTGCACAAAATGCTAGTGAGTTTGACAGCTCTTATTGCGGATCAGGTACGCTGACTGACCCTGCTGTTAAAGGCAAAATAGTCTTGTGTATGGTCGGGGGTGGTTATACTAGGACTGCAAAAGGACAAGCTGTTAAGGATGCCGGAGGTGTTGGCATGATTCTAATAAATAGAATAGAAGATGGTTTCACTACATCAGCTGACGCTCACGTCCTTCCAGCAGTGGATGTAACTTATGAAGACGGAATGAAAATTGTTGACTATACGAATTCAACGAAGAAACCTGTTGCTCGGATTACATTCCAAGGAACTATACTCGGAGATAAAAATGCTCCGGTTGTTGCTGGATTTTCTTCTAgaggaccaagcctatctagtcGTGGAATCTTAAAGCCTGATATTATTGGTCCTGGGGTTAACATTCTTGCTGCTTGGCCTACTTCTGTTGAGAATAACGGCAAGACGAAATCTACCTTCAACATTATTTCGGGTACCTCCATGTCTTGTCCTCACCTCAGTGGAGTAGCGGCATTGCTAAAAAGTGCTCACCCCACTTGGTCTCCTGCAGCTATTAAATCAGCAATCATGACAACCGCTGATACAACCAGTCTTGCCAATGGTCCAATATTAGATGAAACACTCCTTCCTGCCAGCATTTTTGCGTTTGGTGCAGGACATGTCAATCCATCAAGAGCAAATGACCCGGGACTAATTTATGATACCCCTTTCAAGGACTACGTACCTTATTTATGTGGTTTGAATTACACAAACCGACAGGTTGGAAACCTTCTGCAACGCAAGGTGAGTTGCTCAGAAGTGAAAAGCATTCCTGAAGCACAGCTAAATTATCCTTCATTTTCCATAACGCTCGGAGCAAATTCTCAAACATATACTAGAACAGTGACTAATGTCGGGGAGGTTAAATCATCTTACATTGTGGAAATACTCTCACCACCAGGAGTTTCCGTGATTGTTAAGCCCTCTACTCTAAAATTCTCGAAGATGAACCAGAAAAGTACATATCGTGTGACCTTTTCAAGAACAGCTAATAGTTCAACCAGTGGTGTAGTTCAAGGATTCTTGAAATGGACTAGTAATAGGCACTCTGTAAGAAGTCCAATCGCAGTCGTTCTAGAAGAAACCGCAACGTTGGATTTCTAG